The following are encoded in a window of Chitinophagaceae bacterium genomic DNA:
- a CDS encoding carbamoyl-phosphate synthase large subunit — protein sequence MPKNNSIKSVLIIGSGPIIIGQACEFDYSGTQAAHSLKEEGIEVTLINSNPATIMTDPLTADNVYLLPLNVDSIEEVLQKHDIDAVLPTMGGQTALNLCLEANDIGLWEKYGVEMIGVDPNAIELTENRDKFRSLMIELGVGVAKSKIANSFLEGKEVAQEIGFPLVIRSSYTLGGSGSGFVLKKEDLDVKLERGLKSSPRHEIIIDQALLGWKEFELELLRDDNDNVVIICTVENFDPMGIHTGDSITVAPAMTLSDRAFQNMRNQAMRMMRALGKFSGGCNVQFALNPENEELIAIEINPRVSRSSALASKATGYPIAKIAAKLALGYTLDELKNQITQTTSAFFEPALDYVVVKIPRWNFDKFKGCNKELGLQMKSVGEVMAIGRSFIEALQKACQSLENNRLGLGADGKTWTRTDDVLRELEIASDNRVFRIKDAFEMGIPLQTIQKITRIDEWFLVQIQGLVKAESAFSKYKRIEDIPIDHLREMKRLGYSDAQLAHLLGANEDDIYKFRHENNLTRTYKMVDTCAAEFEAQTPYFYSTFEQENESKPTNNKKVIVLGSGPNRIGQGIEFDYCCVHGIRALREMGYEAIMVNCNPETVSTDFDVANKLYFEPVFWEHLKEIIDLEKPEGVIVQLGGQTALKLAEKLHTNNIPIIGTAYPDMDLAEDRGDFSDLLKRLDIPYPEYGAATTVEEAIAVAERIGYPVLVRPSYVLGGQRMRIVINKEELERAVLSLLKHLPGNRILIDHFLDRAEEAEIDAICDGEEVEIMGVMEHIEPAGIHSGDSNSVLPPFTLSDEVIETMKRYTRELAFALNIKGLINIQFAIKKNHVYVIEANPRASRSMPFIAKAHNVPYLNYATKIMTGNYKLKDFKIEPKLEGYAIKEPVFSYDKFPEITKELGPEMKSTGEAIRFIKDLKDPYFRHLINEKSMFLSK from the coding sequence ATGCCCAAAAATAACTCCATAAAATCTGTTCTAATTATAGGAAGCGGTCCTATTATTATTGGTCAAGCTTGCGAATTTGATTATTCAGGTACTCAAGCGGCTCATTCTCTAAAAGAAGAAGGCATAGAGGTAACACTGATAAATTCAAATCCCGCGACAATAATGACAGATCCACTCACTGCTGATAATGTTTATTTATTGCCATTGAATGTAGATTCTATAGAAGAGGTGTTGCAAAAACATGATATAGATGCGGTCTTGCCGACTATGGGAGGGCAAACAGCTTTAAATTTATGTTTGGAAGCAAATGATATCGGACTCTGGGAGAAGTACGGTGTGGAAATGATTGGAGTAGATCCAAATGCAATAGAACTTACAGAAAATAGAGACAAATTCCGTAGCCTGATGATTGAATTAGGTGTAGGAGTTGCTAAATCTAAGATTGCAAATTCCTTTTTGGAAGGCAAAGAGGTTGCTCAGGAAATTGGTTTCCCTTTGGTTATTAGATCTTCCTATACTCTTGGTGGTTCCGGAAGCGGATTTGTTTTGAAAAAAGAAGATTTGGATGTTAAACTGGAAAGAGGGTTAAAATCCTCGCCCAGACATGAAATTATTATAGACCAGGCTTTATTAGGCTGGAAAGAGTTTGAACTGGAATTGTTAAGAGATGATAACGACAATGTAGTTATTATATGTACGGTTGAAAATTTTGATCCTATGGGAATTCATACAGGAGACTCTATAACAGTTGCTCCTGCTATGACACTATCTGATAGAGCTTTTCAGAATATGCGAAATCAGGCAATGAGAATGATGAGGGCCTTAGGTAAATTTTCCGGTGGTTGTAACGTGCAGTTTGCTTTAAATCCGGAAAATGAAGAACTTATTGCCATTGAAATCAATCCCAGAGTTTCCAGATCCTCGGCATTAGCATCTAAAGCAACGGGATATCCGATAGCTAAGATAGCAGCAAAGCTGGCTTTAGGTTACACTCTTGACGAATTGAAAAATCAAATCACCCAAACAACATCTGCTTTTTTTGAACCGGCATTGGATTATGTTGTGGTAAAAATTCCTCGCTGGAACTTTGATAAATTTAAAGGGTGTAATAAAGAACTTGGATTGCAGATGAAATCTGTTGGAGAGGTTATGGCAATTGGAAGAAGCTTTATAGAAGCACTTCAAAAAGCGTGTCAATCTCTTGAAAATAATAGATTAGGATTAGGAGCAGATGGAAAAACCTGGACCAGAACCGATGATGTGCTAAGAGAACTTGAAATTGCCTCTGATAATAGAGTTTTTAGGATTAAAGATGCATTTGAAATGGGTATCCCACTCCAAACTATTCAAAAAATTACCAGAATTGATGAATGGTTTTTAGTGCAAATTCAGGGATTAGTTAAAGCGGAATCAGCATTTAGTAAATATAAACGAATAGAAGATATACCGATTGACCACTTGAGGGAAATGAAGCGACTGGGTTATTCCGATGCACAGCTGGCCCATCTGTTAGGTGCAAATGAAGATGACATTTATAAATTCAGACACGAAAATAATTTAACCAGAACATATAAAATGGTTGATACTTGTGCCGCTGAATTTGAAGCACAAACACCTTATTTCTATTCCACTTTTGAGCAGGAAAATGAAAGCAAGCCGACGAATAATAAGAAAGTGATTGTCTTAGGGTCAGGCCCAAACAGAATTGGTCAGGGAATTGAGTTTGATTATTGTTGTGTGCATGGAATCCGGGCACTGAGAGAAATGGGGTATGAAGCAATTATGGTTAATTGCAATCCGGAAACTGTTTCTACAGACTTTGATGTTGCTAATAAGCTTTATTTTGAACCCGTTTTTTGGGAACATCTAAAAGAAATTATTGACCTTGAAAAGCCGGAAGGAGTAATTGTACAATTAGGTGGACAAACGGCTTTGAAATTAGCTGAGAAACTACACACAAATAATATCCCAATAATTGGAACGGCATACCCTGACATGGATCTTGCTGAAGATAGAGGTGACTTTTCTGATTTGTTGAAAAGGTTAGATATTCCTTATCCGGAGTATGGTGCAGCAACAACAGTTGAAGAAGCAATAGCTGTTGCTGAGCGAATCGGGTACCCTGTTTTAGTTAGACCATCATATGTATTGGGTGGACAGCGCATGAGAATTGTAATTAATAAAGAAGAACTTGAAAGAGCTGTTCTAAGTCTATTGAAACATCTGCCCGGAAATAGAATTTTAATTGACCATTTTTTAGACCGCGCAGAAGAAGCAGAAATAGATGCGATCTGCGATGGTGAAGAAGTAGAGATTATGGGAGTAATGGAACATATTGAGCCGGCCGGTATACATTCAGGTGATTCAAACTCGGTTTTGCCTCCATTCACACTTTCAGATGAGGTAATTGAAACAATGAAACGATATACCCGTGAACTTGCTTTTGCACTAAATATTAAGGGTTTAATAAATATCCAATTTGCTATTAAAAAGAATCACGTATATGTGATTGAGGCTAACCCCAGAGCTTCTCGTTCTATGCCTTTTATTGCAAAAGCCCATAATGTACCTTATCTGAATTATGCCACTAAAATAATGACAGGTAATTACAAGTTAAAAGACTTTAAAATTGAACCAAAGTTGGAAGGCTATGCTATTAAGGAACCTGTGTTTTCTTATGATAAATTTCCGGAGATTACTAAAGAATTAGGCCCTGAAATGAAATCTACCGGCGAAGCCATTCGTTTTATAAAAGATTTAAAAGATCCTTACTTCAGACATTTAATAAATGAAAAATCAATGTTCTTAAGTAAGTAA
- a CDS encoding collagen-like protein, whose product MKKALCFIWILSLLLINKLDAQDNVGIGTVNPDPSAILEINSIEKGILIPRMTSTERNNIILPAQGLMVYDTDDNAFWYFDGTIWVQAIGPQGPQGPQGADGVDGLSAYEIWLSLGNTGTESDFIASLEGPQGVAGSDGQDGESAYEIWLSLGNVGTESDFISSLQGPAGADGPTGPQGPAGDPGPQGPQGVAGPTGPQGPQGPQGDPGPPPSSISNLVDALSFSSNTTVTQTPGANINYLSLPGLSHTITVPAGQTYKVMAVASGTAINLGSFADCTAQFAFFYNGNLTDYVMRTEILDNATTLTFAYGNWSLNTVFVLNAGTHTIEVRGAHSGPGGTGTNIVLADGAGSVAQAHMSLMIIR is encoded by the coding sequence ATGAAAAAAGCTCTTTGTTTTATTTGGATATTATCACTGTTATTGATCAATAAACTTGATGCACAGGATAATGTTGGAATTGGAACCGTAAATCCGGACCCTTCTGCTATTTTGGAAATAAATTCTATTGAAAAAGGTATTTTAATTCCCAGAATGACCAGCACGGAAAGAAACAATATCATTTTACCCGCACAAGGTTTAATGGTTTATGATACAGATGATAACGCTTTTTGGTATTTTGATGGGACTATATGGGTCCAGGCAATTGGTCCGCAAGGACCTCAGGGTCCACAGGGTGCTGATGGAGTTGATGGTCTGAGTGCTTATGAAATTTGGTTGAGCTTGGGAAATACAGGTACTGAATCTGATTTTATAGCTTCATTGGAAGGACCTCAGGGAGTTGCCGGATCTGATGGACAAGACGGTGAAAGTGCTTATGAAATTTGGTTAAGCCTTGGCAATGTAGGCACTGAATCTGATTTTATTTCTTCTTTACAAGGTCCGGCCGGTGCAGATGGTCCGACAGGTCCACAGGGACCTGCAGGTGACCCGGGACCACAAGGTCCTCAGGGGGTTGCCGGTCCAACAGGGCCTCAGGGACCACAAGGTCCACAAGGCGATCCGGGACCCCCTCCATCATCTATTAGTAATTTAGTAGATGCGCTTTCATTTTCATCAAATACAACAGTTACTCAAACCCCGGGAGCAAATATTAATTACCTTTCTTTACCGGGATTGTCACATACTATAACTGTGCCGGCAGGACAAACTTATAAAGTAATGGCTGTAGCTTCCGGAACAGCAATTAACTTAGGGTCATTTGCAGACTGTACTGCACAATTTGCGTTTTTCTATAATGGAAACTTAACTGACTATGTTATGAGGACTGAAATTTTAGATAATGCTACAACATTAACCTTTGCTTATGGAAACTGGTCATTGAATACAGTCTTTGTATTAAACGCAGGTACACATACTATAGAAGTTAGAGGTGCCCATTCAGGACCCGGCGGAACCGGAACAAATATTGTTTTGGCGGATGGTGCAGGCTCAGTAGCTCAAGCCCACATGAGTTTAATGATAATTCGCTAA
- a CDS encoding type IX secretion system membrane protein PorP/SprF, with amino-acid sequence MKKIFFLLFTCITLFHVKAQDIHYSQFYNSPLTLNPALTGKTDGSFRVNVNYRNQWFGISSEGATYETPSISFEKPIRVGKNDVFGLGVVLVNDQSSAGRLTNFSAMLSTAYHKSLDQNGRHVISLGLQGGYAQKRLDFANLKFASQFENIGGWQHNPGLPSLENIPETNVGNFDMQAGLLWTSRIGSNVLAYAGFSMFHVLEPEQNFTDGSTLKLPRRNVVHAGADFALSDRFSLLPSVIYMQQAKVDQLNAGLAAAIDFNEESALYLGAYYRIDDAVIPYAAFELRGFKLGLSYDVTVSELNQTNGSIELSLSYTGRYTPMPEAKPSLFAPRF; translated from the coding sequence ATGAAAAAAATATTTTTTCTTCTCTTTACATGCATCACTTTGTTTCATGTTAAAGCTCAGGATATTCATTATTCTCAGTTTTATAATTCACCGCTAACTCTAAACCCGGCTTTAACAGGTAAAACTGACGGTAGTTTTAGAGTGAATGTTAATTATAGAAATCAGTGGTTTGGAATCAGTTCAGAGGGAGCAACTTATGAAACACCTTCCATTTCTTTTGAAAAACCAATTCGGGTAGGGAAAAATGATGTTTTTGGATTAGGCGTAGTGTTAGTAAATGATCAGTCTTCTGCCGGAAGATTAACAAATTTTTCAGCAATGCTTTCAACGGCATATCACAAAAGCCTTGATCAGAATGGAAGACATGTTATCTCTTTAGGTCTTCAGGGGGGATATGCTCAAAAAAGATTAGATTTTGCGAATTTGAAATTTGCCAGCCAATTTGAAAACATTGGAGGTTGGCAGCATAATCCTGGTTTACCGTCTTTAGAAAACATACCGGAAACAAATGTTGGGAACTTTGATATGCAAGCAGGTTTACTTTGGACTTCCAGAATTGGCAGTAATGTATTGGCTTATGCAGGATTTTCTATGTTCCACGTGCTTGAACCTGAGCAAAATTTTACCGATGGCAGCACACTTAAGTTACCCAGAAGGAATGTTGTACATGCCGGAGCAGATTTCGCACTTTCAGACAGATTCTCTTTACTTCCCTCTGTAATTTATATGCAGCAGGCAAAAGTTGATCAGTTGAATGCAGGACTAGCCGCCGCAATTGATTTTAATGAAGAATCAGCTCTTTATTTAGGCGCATATTATCGTATTGACGATGCAGTTATTCCCTATGCAGCTTTTGAATTGAGAGGTTTCAAATTAGGCTTAAGTTATGATGTAACAGTTTCTGAACTAAATCAAACGAATGGAAGTATTGAGTTGTCTTTATCATATACGGGCAGATATACTCCAATGCCTGAAGCTAAACCTTCATTATTTGCACCTAGATTTTAA